A region of the Candidatus Methylomirabilis oxygeniifera genome:
GACCAATCCATCTCAGCCACCGTCTTCACATCATGCCCGGCTAACTCACTTCGAAGCTTGCGGGGGACACACTCGTCAAGCAGCACGCGCACTGGAACCGACCAACGACTGGATGCCCTCTTCCAGCACAGCCACCGCTTGCTCCCGAGTCACCGTCGGGAAGTCGTCGAGAAAGTCGTCCAGTCGATGTCCGCCCTCCAGGTAGTCCAGAAGCGCTTTCACAGGCACGCGAGTTCCAACGAAGACGGGCGTCCC
Encoded here:
- a CDS encoding conserved protein of unknown function (Evidence 4 : Homologs of previously reported genes of unknown function) translates to MSQRRIVVHSDPEILGGTPVFVGTRVPVKALLDYLEGGHRLDDFLDDFPTVTREQAVAVLEEGIQSLVGSSARAA